A single region of the Microlunatus panaciterrae genome encodes:
- a CDS encoding RyR domain-containing protein, with protein sequence MSAADRRPLQPARGQLRREQTLAGPNLLAAVLLAGYLAGLVALVLAVVLPVEAVREWPGLLSGYGDPTAWWPSLAQSLLAIGAYLVIWLPRRGQRRGYSLIATSTLVATILVLGMVSYWGCTAGRSPFWTPLVWTISLSFGNAEQPFGTRNLPGCPAQIPQAIQVAELFAKSIVALAATGVVAAVFRAQVDRIRIRLAPALVVVSGLEEASVALLRRARGDLQFGETLAVLTDNDADPLVSTARSIRARAVTVNFDRPAELRSLLTSGGRFKIRTLYLIAADASLNAQRAELVSAIAAAARPPSSRLPPRLVLRIDDPWQAEYWRRTNSYRVAQPAEGADGTTTWISDALSIYEVTASMILTRMEQLGWDRLVVIGQSPLALALCAELAQRNREQAVLDTARAVPLTTGPGSLHREVVLMGATAATLYEQHRLRQERFGNSAQLATLRVLGQLPTAENLADALRGSAQPVVILTERPADVSAQFGTSLAARFPAWTIFDPKPGHEGLSPEPAMERLYPYGLTLEPSDRVAIDSWERAARIVHELYLLKFATPPDPKQQAHVSWDRLSPFLRGSNIRLVTNTLASAERLGRTWGAAAGESEEDLDFSPEEVEQLARLEHESWMRYYLDSGWRQAAVRDDSRRRHTALLPWEELDDKNRSRARDNVMDTVAILRGLGYRSRPVRTTPVQPDSSLRWRAVRRVGEVTAEQVEQAWTWRNGNGEVLRASPGDWRLSDGKGGIWSVAPAVFETSYEHVDGQRWRRTGVVQARPAIDGEVVASMEGAETARAGDWVIRGTKGEHYVITQEHYAANYESVDAG encoded by the coding sequence ATGTCCGCTGCCGACCGTCGACCGCTTCAGCCGGCTCGCGGCCAGCTGCGCCGCGAGCAGACCCTGGCCGGCCCGAACCTGCTGGCAGCCGTCCTGCTGGCCGGCTACCTGGCTGGCCTGGTCGCGCTCGTGCTCGCCGTGGTGTTGCCGGTCGAGGCGGTCCGCGAGTGGCCCGGGCTCCTCTCCGGGTACGGCGACCCGACCGCGTGGTGGCCCAGCCTGGCGCAGAGTCTGCTCGCCATCGGCGCCTACCTGGTCATCTGGCTGCCTCGTCGTGGGCAGCGGCGGGGCTACTCGCTGATCGCCACCTCGACCCTGGTGGCAACCATCCTGGTGCTGGGCATGGTCTCCTACTGGGGCTGCACCGCGGGCCGCAGCCCGTTCTGGACCCCGTTGGTCTGGACGATCAGCCTGTCGTTCGGCAACGCGGAGCAGCCTTTCGGCACCAGGAACCTGCCGGGCTGTCCGGCCCAGATCCCGCAGGCGATCCAGGTGGCCGAGCTGTTCGCCAAGTCCATCGTCGCGCTGGCTGCGACGGGTGTGGTCGCCGCGGTGTTCCGCGCCCAGGTGGACCGGATCAGGATCCGGCTGGCCCCTGCCCTGGTGGTGGTGTCCGGTCTCGAGGAGGCCTCCGTCGCCCTGCTGCGGCGGGCCCGGGGGGACCTCCAGTTCGGGGAGACGCTCGCCGTGCTGACGGACAACGACGCGGACCCGCTGGTCAGCACCGCCCGTTCCATCCGGGCCCGCGCCGTCACCGTGAACTTCGACCGGCCGGCGGAGCTCCGCTCGTTGCTGACCAGCGGGGGCCGGTTCAAGATCCGGACCCTCTACCTGATCGCCGCCGATGCCTCCCTGAACGCCCAGCGGGCCGAGCTGGTCAGCGCGATCGCTGCCGCCGCCCGTCCACCGTCTTCGCGGCTGCCACCGCGGCTGGTGCTGCGGATCGACGACCCCTGGCAGGCGGAGTATTGGCGTCGGACCAACTCCTACCGGGTGGCGCAGCCGGCCGAGGGCGCCGACGGCACCACTACCTGGATCAGTGATGCGCTCAGCATCTATGAGGTGACCGCCTCGATGATCCTGACCCGGATGGAGCAGCTCGGCTGGGACCGGCTGGTGGTGATCGGACAGTCGCCGCTGGCGTTGGCGCTGTGTGCCGAACTGGCGCAGCGCAACCGGGAGCAGGCTGTCCTCGACACCGCCAGGGCCGTCCCGTTGACCACCGGCCCGGGGAGCCTGCACCGAGAGGTCGTGCTGATGGGTGCGACCGCGGCCACCCTGTACGAGCAGCACCGGCTCCGGCAGGAGCGGTTCGGCAACTCCGCCCAGCTGGCCACGCTGCGGGTGCTGGGGCAGCTGCCGACCGCGGAGAACCTGGCCGACGCGCTGCGGGGGAGCGCGCAACCGGTGGTCATCCTGACCGAGCGGCCAGCTGACGTCTCCGCCCAGTTCGGCACCTCGCTCGCCGCCCGCTTCCCCGCCTGGACGATCTTCGACCCCAAGCCCGGCCACGAGGGCCTCAGTCCCGAGCCGGCGATGGAGCGGCTGTATCCGTACGGGCTGACGCTCGAGCCGTCGGATCGGGTCGCCATCGACAGCTGGGAACGTGCGGCGCGGATCGTGCACGAGCTCTATCTGCTGAAGTTCGCCACCCCGCCGGATCCGAAGCAGCAGGCGCACGTCTCCTGGGATCGGCTGTCGCCGTTCCTCCGCGGCTCCAACATCCGGCTGGTGACCAACACGCTGGCCAGCGCCGAGCGGCTCGGCCGCACCTGGGGTGCTGCCGCCGGCGAGTCCGAGGAGGATCTCGACTTCAGCCCCGAGGAGGTGGAGCAGCTGGCCCGACTCGAGCACGAGTCCTGGATGCGCTACTACCTGGACAGTGGGTGGCGACAGGCGGCCGTACGCGATGACAGCAGGCGGCGCCACACGGCGTTGTTGCCGTGGGAGGAGCTCGACGACAAGAACAGGAGCCGCGCCAGGGACAACGTGATGGACACCGTGGCGATCCTGCGTGGGCTGGGCTACCGGTCCAGGCCGGTCAGGACCACTCCCGTTCAGCCCGATTCCTCCCTGCGCTGGCGTGCGGTACGGCGGGTCGGTGAGGTGACGGCAGAGCAGGTCGAGCAGGCGTGGACCTGGCGGAACGGCAACGGCGAGGTGCTGCGGGCAAGTCCGGGGGACTGGCGGCTCTCGGACGGCAAGGGCGGCATCTGGTCGGTGGCGCCGGCGGTGTTCGAGACCAGCTATGAGCACGTGGACGGGCAGCGCTGGCGCCGAACGGGCGTCGTCCAGGCCAGGCCGGCGATCGACGGCGAGGTGGTCGCCTCGATGGAGGGCGCCGAGACCGCCCGGGCCGGGGACTGGGTCATCCGAGGGACGAAGGGCGAGCATTACGTCATCACCCAGGAGCACTATGCGGCCAACTACGAGAGCGTCGACGCTGGCTGA
- a CDS encoding NAD(P)/FAD-dependent oxidoreductase: MKRLLVLGAGTAGTMIVNKLRRRLAATDWHITVVDRDDVHPYQPGYLFLPFGTYKPEQVSRSRHAFLPDGVDFVIGEVDRVDGAADLVTLTDGRTLAYDYLVIASGTSPRPDQTPGMLGSEWRRSIFDFFTFDGAQALASALKEFDHGRLVVHITDMPIKCPVAPLEFTFLADSWLRKRGIRDRVELVYVTPLPGAFTKPIASAHLGSMLDERKIHVESDFLVEHIDNEKKMLVSFDEREVPFDLLVTIPLNMGADFVARSGLGNELNYIPVDRHTLQSKQFANIFAVGDSSDIPTSKAGSVAHFSVEIFVDNFLQLIQGRPMTGAFDGHANCFIESGDHKGLLIDFNYDTEPLPGAYPLPLVGPMGLLKETRANHLGKLAFRWIYWNVLLPGRWMPLPAHMSMIGKKNPNRTENLIT, from the coding sequence ATGAAGCGACTGCTGGTGCTGGGTGCGGGAACCGCCGGCACCATGATCGTCAACAAGCTGAGGCGGCGCCTGGCGGCGACTGACTGGCACATCACCGTCGTCGACCGAGACGACGTGCATCCCTACCAGCCGGGCTATCTGTTCCTGCCGTTCGGCACCTACAAGCCGGAGCAGGTGTCCCGGTCGAGACACGCTTTCCTGCCGGACGGCGTCGACTTCGTCATCGGTGAAGTCGACCGGGTGGACGGAGCGGCGGACCTGGTCACCCTGACCGACGGCCGGACCTTGGCCTACGACTACCTGGTGATCGCCTCCGGTACGTCTCCGCGTCCCGACCAGACCCCGGGCATGCTGGGCTCCGAATGGCGGCGCAGCATCTTCGACTTCTTCACCTTCGACGGTGCACAGGCGCTGGCGTCGGCGCTGAAGGAGTTCGACCATGGCCGCCTGGTCGTGCACATCACCGACATGCCGATCAAGTGTCCGGTGGCACCACTGGAGTTCACCTTCCTGGCCGACTCCTGGCTGCGTAAGCGGGGGATCCGGGACCGGGTCGAGCTGGTCTACGTGACGCCGCTGCCGGGAGCCTTCACCAAACCCATCGCGTCGGCACACCTCGGGTCGATGCTGGACGAGCGCAAGATCCACGTCGAGTCCGACTTCCTGGTCGAGCACATCGACAACGAGAAGAAGATGCTGGTCTCGTTCGACGAGCGCGAGGTCCCGTTCGACCTGTTGGTGACCATCCCGCTGAACATGGGCGCCGACTTCGTCGCCAGGTCGGGGTTGGGCAACGAGCTCAACTACATACCCGTCGACCGACACACGCTGCAGTCCAAGCAGTTCGCGAACATCTTCGCCGTCGGTGACTCCTCCGACATCCCGACCTCCAAGGCCGGCTCGGTCGCGCACTTCTCCGTGGAGATCTTCGTCGACAACTTCCTCCAGCTCATCCAGGGCAGGCCGATGACAGGTGCGTTCGACGGCCATGCGAACTGCTTCATCGAGTCCGGCGACCACAAGGGGCTGCTGATCGACTTCAACTACGACACCGAGCCGCTGCCCGGCGCCTACCCGTTGCCCCTCGTTGGCCCGATGGGCCTGCTCAAGGAGACGCGAGCCAACCATCTCGGCAAGCTCGCCTTCCGCTGGATCTACTGGAACGTGCTCCTGCCGGGTCGCTGGATGCCGCTGCCGGCACACATGTCCATGATCGGCAAGAAGAACCCCAACCGTACCGAGAACCTCATCACATAA
- a CDS encoding TusE/DsrC/DsvC family sulfur relay protein — MPVTTLDGHQIHVNDEGFLTDPNEWDDSLATVLAAQIGITLTDAHWKAIRFLRKDFEEQGETATLRRVATVGGVPIKELFALFPQKPAKKMAYISGLPKPQGCV; from the coding sequence ATGCCTGTGACCACGCTCGACGGTCATCAGATTCATGTCAACGACGAAGGCTTCCTGACCGACCCGAACGAATGGGACGACTCGCTGGCTACCGTGCTGGCAGCCCAGATCGGCATCACCCTGACCGACGCCCACTGGAAGGCGATCCGCTTCCTGCGCAAGGACTTCGAAGAGCAGGGCGAGACGGCGACCCTGCGTCGCGTCGCCACCGTCGGTGGCGTTCCGATCAAGGAGCTGTTCGCCCTGTTCCCGCAGAAGCCGGCCAAGAAGATGGCCTACATCTCCGGTCTGCCGAAGCCGCAGGGCTGCGTCTGA